A section of the Humulus lupulus chromosome 2, drHumLupu1.1, whole genome shotgun sequence genome encodes:
- the LOC133817227 gene encoding alkane hydroxylase MAH1-like produces the protein MAMLIVGMVLFALLVLVIHHWWRHRNAIVTNWPILGMLPTLLYNIPRMHDFATELMRRSGGTFEFKGPLFSGMDFIITCDPLNLQHITTTKFSNYPKGKEFREVFDVVGDGILNVDSDLWRLQRKMFQIWTRRHLNFDSFVVTTLHRKVVNDLIPFLNHATETTTEVDLQVTLQRMITFDNAILFIFGLDLASYSFKSPKLEYQKAFNEMEEALFQRHILPKSYWKLQRWLQVGTERKLRIAREKFDEFIFQCISLKREQMRHTNSETNNEEANFGMLTVYMEEKEKPYSDKFLRDVAFSFLAAARDTLTAGLCWFFWLVATHPDIEIKILEEMKEKLGGNCNNLNYNFKSEELSKLVYLQAAIYETFRLYPSLPFNHRTPTKADVFPSGHHVKPKQMVMTSVYSTGRMEEVWGKDCLEFKPERWFSEQGEFVYVPPHKFPAFHIGPRTCLGKDMALIQMKVMALTILKNYHFQVVEGHPVSPNLTIIINLKYGLKMRISKRS, from the exons ATGGCTATGTTGATAGTTGGGATGGTTCTATTTGCTTTATTAGTTCTTGTGATTCATCATTGGTGGCGACATAGAAACGCAATAGTTACGAATTGGCCGATCTTGGGCATGCTGCCGACGCTGCTGTATAACATCCCACGCATGCATGACTTCGCAACAGAGCTTATGAGGAGAAGTGGGGGCACATTTGAGTTCAAAGGCCCTTTGTTTAGTGGCATGGATTTCATAATCACATGCGATCCTTTGAATCTTCAACACATCACCACCACTAAATTCTCTAACTATCCCAAAGGAAAAGAATTCAGGGAGGTGTTTGATGTTGTCGGAGATGGGATTCTCAATGTTGATTCTGATTTATGGAGACTTCAAAGAAAAATGTTTCAAATCTGGACTCGAAGACATCTTAATTTTGATTCATTTGTTGTAACGACTCTCCACCGAAAGGTCGTCAATGACTTAATCCCATTTCTTAATCACGCCACTGAAACTACAACTGAg GTTGATCTACAAGTAACATTGCAACGAATGATCACATTTGATAATGCAATTCTATTCATTTTTGGGCTGGATCTTGCTTCTTATTCATTTAAATCACCCAAACTCGAATACCAAAAGGCATTTAATGAGATGGAAGAGGCATTGTTTCAACGACATATTTTACCAAAAAGCTATTGGAAGTTGCAAAGATGGTTACAAGTCGGAACTGAGAGAAAGCTCAGAATAGCACGAGAAAAATTCGATGAATTCATATTCCAATGCATCTCGCTAAAACGAGAACAAATGAGGCACACAAATAGTGAAACTAATAACGAAGAAGCTAATTTTGGTATGTTAACAGTTTACATGGAAGAAAAAGAGAAGCCATATTCAGATAAGTTTCTCAGAGACGTGGCATTTAGCTTTTTGGCAGCGGCAAGGGACACATTGACCGCTGGACTGTGTTGGTTCTTTTGGCTTGTGGCGACTCACCCTGATATAGAGATCAAAATTCTTGAAGAAATGAAAGAGAAATTGGGAGGTAATTGTAATAATTTAAATTACAATTTCAAAAGTGAAGAATTGAGTAAGTTGGTGTATCTACAAGCAGCAATATATGAAACATTTCGACTCTATCCATCACTGCCTTTCAACCATAGAACTCCAACTAAAGCAGACGTTTTTCCAAGTGGTCACCATGTAAAGCCAAAGCAAATGGTGATGACGTCTGTTTACTCAACGGGGAGAATGGAAGAGGTTTGGGGAAAAGACTGTTTGGAGTTCAAGCCAGAGAGATGGTTTTCAGAGCAAGGAGAGTTTGTTTATGTACCGCCTCACAAGTTTCCAGCCTTTCACATTGGACCAAGGACTTGTTTGGGTAAGGACATGGCTTTGATTCAGATGAAAGTCATGGCCCTCACTATTCTTAAAAATTACCATTTTCAGGTTGTGGAAGGACATCCAGTATCTCCTAATTTAACCATCATCATTAACCTGAAATATGGACTCAAAATGAGGATTTCTAAAAGATCTTGA